A portion of the Etheostoma cragini isolate CJK2018 chromosome 13, CSU_Ecrag_1.0, whole genome shotgun sequence genome contains these proteins:
- the ccni2 gene encoding cyclin-I, with amino-acid sequence MKNPGAAESRRLVGLLEAALLREARLWKAPVFKNGCIQGTDISSSQHQAVILWLGEMNRLFQFCPETFALGVCVLNRLLSTVKAQPKYLKCIAFTSLVLAAKINEEDEVLGSVQDLVVQSECNFSTAEILRMERIILDKLHWDLYTASPVDFIHIVS; translated from the exons ATGAAGAACCCAGGAGCCGCGGAGAGCCGCCGGCTGGTCGGCCTGCTGGAGGCCGCTCTGCTCAGGGAGGCTCGCCTTTGGAAGGCGCCTGTCTTCAAGAATGGATGCATCCAG GGCACAGACATCTCTTCATCCCAACACCAAGCGGTCATCCTTTGGCTCGGAGAGATGAATAGGCTTTTCCAGTTCTGTCCAGAGACCTTTGCACTGGGAGTCTGTGTCCTCAACCGACTGCTGTCTACTGTCAAG GCCCAACCAAAATACCTGAAATGCATTGCTTTCACCTCATTGGTCCTGGCTGCCAAAATCAACGAGGAAGATGAG GTATTAGGTTCTGTTCAAGACCTGGTTGTGCAGAGCGAATGCAACTTTTCAACAGCTGAGATTCTTCGCATGGAGAGGATCATTCTAGACAAGCTGCACTGGGACTTGTACACGGCATCGCCAGTCGACTTCATTCACATAGTAAGTTAG